The Methanomethylovorans hollandica DSM 15978 genome includes a region encoding these proteins:
- a CDS encoding homocitrate synthase/isopropylmalate synthase family protein, whose translation MKTYRDYDDLPKIELPYGKEVSISDSTLRDGAQMPGIVMRSKHKVQIYEYLHMIGIEKLETFVYNERDRKAIKLMQDKGYEFPEITGWARANPADIDMVLNVDGIEETGILMSVSDPHIYDKMKLPTREAAQEKYLNALQYAVDHGLRTRAHIEDMTRADNYDFVFPLVEKILEIDPDCTIRICDTIGYGIPFMNVDEPYGIPTIVKYLKNELGAKNIETHCHDDFGLAVANSLAGYWHGANWSNVTYLGIGERAGNAEMEKLLVFLKRRIKGFEKYDLSCLVEFAKFMEKEIGIRIPRNKSVVGQNVFAHESGIHTAGVIKNPFTYEPYPPEIVGGQRNFLIGDSSGIEVLKFKVQETLKEMMDVHIEVDKNDKRLRNIQADIQRLFNEDERVSCISDEEIRAYVKKYFMFNPIVDQELHRREDDESPDNTI comes from the coding sequence ATGAAGACATACCGGGACTATGATGACCTGCCTAAGATAGAACTTCCCTATGGGAAGGAGGTGTCGATCAGTGACAGTACTTTGAGGGACGGAGCCCAGATGCCGGGCATTGTTATGAGAAGCAAGCACAAAGTGCAGATATACGAATATCTGCATATGATCGGCATTGAAAAACTGGAAACCTTTGTCTATAATGAAAGGGATAGAAAGGCTATCAAGCTTATGCAGGACAAAGGGTATGAATTCCCGGAAATAACAGGATGGGCCCGTGCAAATCCTGCGGATATCGACATGGTCCTTAATGTTGACGGAATAGAAGAAACAGGCATACTCATGTCCGTGTCGGACCCCCATATCTACGATAAGATGAAACTTCCTACCAGGGAAGCAGCTCAGGAAAAGTATCTCAATGCTTTACAATATGCAGTAGACCACGGATTGCGGACACGCGCTCATATAGAAGATATGACCCGTGCCGATAATTATGATTTCGTTTTCCCCCTGGTAGAAAAGATACTTGAAATCGATCCAGACTGCACTATCCGGATCTGTGACACCATAGGATATGGCATCCCTTTTATGAATGTGGATGAACCCTACGGAATACCCACTATTGTCAAATACCTGAAAAATGAACTCGGTGCAAAGAACATAGAAACTCACTGCCATGATGACTTCGGGCTTGCAGTTGCAAACTCTCTGGCAGGCTACTGGCACGGTGCCAACTGGTCTAATGTGACGTATCTGGGCATTGGCGAGAGAGCAGGTAATGCAGAAATGGAGAAACTTTTGGTATTCCTCAAAAGGCGCATCAAGGGTTTTGAGAAATATGACCTGAGCTGTCTTGTGGAATTTGCTAAATTTATGGAGAAGGAGATCGGCATACGGATACCCAGGAATAAATCCGTGGTGGGACAGAATGTATTTGCTCACGAGTCGGGCATCCATACGGCAGGCGTCATCAAGAATCCCTTCACATATGAACCATATCCGCCCGAGATAGTTGGGGGCCAAAGGAACTTCCTCATAGGGGATTCTTCGGGAATTGAGGTGCTTAAGTTCAAAGTACAGGAAACACTAAAAGAAATGATGGATGTTCACATAGAGGTAGATAAGAACGATAAGCGTCTAAGGAATATACAGGCAGACATTCAGAGACTCTTCAATGAAGATGAGAGAGTTTCCTGCATTTCCGATGAGGAGATCCGCGCCTATGTCAAAAAATACTTTATGTTCAACCCCATAGTGGACCAGGAGCTGCATCGCAGAGAGGATGACGAAAGTCCGGATAACACAATCTGA
- a CDS encoding regulator of amino acid metabolism, contains ACT domain, producing MQKFEKHPAQQKVIRLLFERGFQVNQDGKVTSGKIEIPHTQLAREVGVDRRVVDSTTEAILEDPLLKNIFEKVHSMPLLRDVAPSLGLGVIIIIPDDAAHSGIIADVAGVISDHGISIRQAVSDDPYFTSEPRLTIITDSKISGEVVEKLLNLKSVKGVNVS from the coding sequence ATGCAAAAATTCGAAAAACACCCAGCACAGCAGAAAGTCATAAGGCTTCTTTTTGAGAGGGGTTTTCAGGTCAATCAAGATGGAAAGGTTACATCCGGTAAGATAGAGATCCCCCATACCCAGCTTGCCCGGGAGGTAGGGGTGGACAGGCGTGTGGTGGACTCTACTACAGAGGCTATACTTGAAGATCCTCTTTTGAAAAATATATTTGAGAAAGTTCATTCAATGCCACTTCTACGGGATGTAGCTCCTTCTCTTGGTCTTGGGGTAATAATCATAATTCCAGATGATGCAGCACATTCGGGCATAATCGCAGATGTCGCAGGTGTGATCTCAGATCATGGGATCAGTATAAGGCAGGCTGTTTCTGATGATCCTTATTTTACGAGTGAGCCACGCCTTACAATCATCACTGACAGTAAGATCTCTGGAGAAGTAGTAGAAAAGCTGCTCAATCTAAAAAGCGTAAAAGGAGTAAACGTATCATGA
- a CDS encoding NAD(P)/FAD-dependent oxidoreductase has product MQYDVIVVGGGPVGSTAARYAAQEGAKVLLIEENAVIGSPVGCTGLLSTRAVKECDAEPSEEFVLNSVRGACVHPPSEIPLPIDGGRTKAYVVSRKMFDRKLFRMAIDTGVDVMLRTRAVGMQRSNDVQTLSVLERGKQENIQAKVIIAADGVRSNMAKMAGLGNVQRIMPGIQIEAPYRSDDPDFVELFVGSRAPGLFAWTVPVDEHISRIGLATDTIDGPETYEYLQWLLQHNPHIRSRYGGGQTDMVFGGIPIGPLRRTYADGIMIAGDAAGQVKPTSGGGIYTGAVCAKIAAKVAVSLGDDASAGSLQQYEKKWKASIGKELSMGMRIHDFIKGLSDNELDELLGAMNTPLILDTITEYGDMDHPSVLIRKMLDPRRSAHMLKLFTAFAKAVL; this is encoded by the coding sequence ATGCAGTACGATGTCATTGTTGTGGGAGGTGGGCCAGTTGGTTCAACTGCAGCGCGCTATGCAGCCCAGGAAGGAGCAAAGGTGTTGCTCATCGAAGAGAACGCAGTTATAGGTTCTCCCGTGGGATGTACCGGCCTGCTCAGCACACGTGCAGTAAAAGAATGTGATGCAGAGCCTTCGGAAGAGTTTGTCCTTAATTCCGTCAGAGGAGCTTGTGTCCATCCGCCTTCTGAAATCCCATTACCCATAGATGGAGGCAGGACCAAAGCGTACGTAGTTTCACGAAAAATGTTTGACAGAAAACTTTTCAGGATGGCGATAGATACCGGAGTTGACGTAATGCTCAGGACACGTGCAGTAGGAATGCAGCGCAGCAACGATGTGCAAACCCTCAGCGTGCTTGAAAGAGGAAAACAAGAAAATATCCAGGCAAAGGTCATCATAGCTGCAGATGGGGTACGCAGTAATATGGCAAAGATGGCGGGTCTTGGCAATGTACAGAGGATCATGCCCGGCATACAGATAGAAGCTCCATACCGTTCTGATGATCCTGATTTTGTGGAACTTTTCGTTGGTTCCAGAGCGCCTGGTCTTTTTGCCTGGACCGTACCTGTGGATGAACATATTTCCAGAATAGGACTGGCAACTGATACCATCGATGGTCCTGAAACTTATGAATACCTGCAGTGGCTGCTTCAACATAATCCTCACATTAGGTCGAGATACGGAGGCGGGCAAACAGATATGGTATTCGGGGGTATACCTATTGGACCCTTACGCAGGACCTATGCTGATGGAATAATGATCGCTGGTGATGCTGCAGGCCAGGTTAAACCCACTTCTGGAGGTGGCATATACACAGGTGCCGTATGTGCAAAAATTGCTGCAAAGGTAGCAGTATCCCTGGGTGACGATGCATCTGCGGGTAGTTTACAGCAATACGAGAAAAAATGGAAAGCTTCCATAGGCAAAGAACTCAGTATGGGAATGAGGATCCATGATTTCATAAAGGGACTCAGCGATAACGAGCTTGATGAACTGCTGGGTGCCATGAACACGCCATTGATCCTGGATACGATCACAGAATACGGGGATATGGATCACCCTTCAGTACTCATCAGAAAAATGCTTGACCCAAGAAGGTCAGCTCACATGCTGAAGCTGTTCACAGCCTTTGCAAAGGCTGTGTTGTAA